Proteins co-encoded in one Leptolyngbya boryana PCC 6306 genomic window:
- a CDS encoding F510_1955 family glycosylhydrolase has translation MSQPKSPERSMKWMTIAMIACCAIPIAIALSLGGGLGVLLGRSTQQSTSPISTNSAQNPPQSQPSTTKSGVSLQPAENWQADNHVHGLAVNPKNPKILYVATHNGLLQRSEAGQWFWMGKQRADYMGFTADPTNENRFYSSGHPPTGGNLGFQLSDNQGEDWQQIALPGVDFHALAIAPSNPNVFYGFPASGAEGIHHSTDGGKTWVQTQMKGLEAAPFGLHVDPRNADHVFATTRAGLYESRDRGETWSAIASTQNAPIAGLALLNSNNTVMIGYRVVQSDPGLYRSNDNGKTWEKLGAGTEGLILQVAIAPSNSQIIYAVNENNVVFQSQDGAKTWTRLG, from the coding sequence ATGAGCCAGCCAAAATCCCCGGAACGCTCCATGAAGTGGATGACGATCGCAATGATTGCTTGTTGCGCGATTCCGATTGCGATCGCGCTGTCTCTCGGTGGCGGGTTGGGCGTACTCCTCGGTCGTTCTACTCAGCAATCGACTTCTCCAATCTCCACGAATTCAGCACAAAATCCGCCTCAATCTCAACCGAGTACGACAAAATCAGGTGTGTCCCTGCAACCCGCAGAGAATTGGCAAGCGGACAATCATGTTCATGGTTTAGCAGTGAATCCGAAGAATCCCAAAATTCTCTATGTTGCTACACATAATGGATTGTTGCAGCGCTCCGAAGCAGGGCAATGGTTCTGGATGGGCAAGCAACGGGCAGACTACATGGGCTTTACGGCTGACCCAACCAACGAGAACCGTTTTTACTCCAGTGGGCATCCTCCAACCGGAGGCAATTTAGGATTTCAACTCAGTGACAATCAAGGGGAAGATTGGCAACAAATTGCTCTGCCCGGCGTAGACTTTCATGCTTTAGCCATTGCTCCCAGTAACCCCAATGTCTTTTATGGATTTCCCGCTTCTGGTGCCGAAGGAATACACCACTCAACCGATGGTGGCAAAACTTGGGTACAGACCCAGATGAAAGGGCTAGAAGCGGCTCCTTTTGGTTTACACGTTGATCCGCGTAACGCTGACCATGTGTTTGCAACTACTCGCGCAGGTTTGTATGAAAGTCGCGATCGCGGTGAGACTTGGAGCGCGATCGCTAGTACTCAAAATGCGCCGATCGCAGGGTTAGCGCTGTTAAATTCAAACAACACCGTGATGATCGGCTATCGTGTAGTTCAATCCGATCCGGGTTTGTACCGAAGTAACGATAATGGCAAAACCTGGGAGAAATTAGGAGCGGGCACTGAAGGACTAATATTGCAGGTGGCGATCGCGCCTAGTAATTCCCAAATCATTTATGCTGTTAATGAAAATAACGTAGTGTTTCAATCCCAGGATGGTGCTAAAACGTGGACACGATTAGGCTAG
- a CDS encoding DUF2808 domain-containing protein, producing MKKLMYAGALVLASVAFAPTAQAAGIAGNTRVPHVVSAAGSMNNARFQPKSYALKLHVMGRALSALTIDAPEQLRLSQQITVKDQAGKPLDVTLTMNGQKATIAFAQPVEPDTTIQINMSNVHALTDSRIWLFGLESRLVGLNADIPLGVIRIDDFGTRL from the coding sequence ATGAAAAAACTGATGTATGCTGGCGCTCTGGTATTAGCGTCTGTTGCATTTGCCCCCACTGCTCAAGCCGCAGGAATTGCCGGAAACACCAGAGTTCCCCACGTCGTTAGCGCGGCAGGAAGCATGAACAATGCAAGATTTCAGCCTAAAAGCTATGCTCTCAAACTTCACGTTATGGGTCGAGCATTGTCGGCGCTAACAATCGATGCACCTGAACAGTTGCGCCTTAGTCAGCAAATCACTGTGAAAGACCAAGCAGGCAAACCATTAGATGTAACTCTCACGATGAATGGGCAGAAAGCGACGATCGCGTTTGCTCAACCTGTTGAACCCGATACGACAATTCAAATCAACATGAGCAATGTTCATGCCCTGACTGATTCCCGAATTTGGCTATTTGGGCTAGAGAGTAGACTTGTCGGACTCAATGCAGATATTCCACTCGGCGTGATTCGGATTGATGACTTTGGCACCCGACTTTAG
- a CDS encoding DUF2808 domain-containing protein gives MQRLTLTAAVTVLLTATISSALAQMPISKEKTVIHSVAYPNRVKVTRAIYHIGVQVGAIPLSEIRVKVPENAPAQIRFGQATVTDTTGKTLNANTSLSEKEVAIAFAPSIAAGETIEIDLNNVRTSDLIGRTWLFPIYGKTIGSAQEIPLGTARIQTYQ, from the coding sequence ATGCAACGACTCACCTTGACCGCAGCAGTCACAGTACTGCTTACCGCCACCATTTCCTCTGCACTCGCGCAGATGCCAATCTCAAAAGAAAAGACCGTGATTCACAGCGTTGCGTATCCAAATCGCGTCAAAGTCACTCGTGCAATTTATCATATCGGTGTTCAAGTCGGAGCCATTCCATTATCTGAGATTCGTGTCAAGGTTCCTGAGAATGCACCTGCACAAATTCGATTTGGTCAAGCAACAGTCACTGATACAACTGGAAAAACGCTGAATGCGAATACCTCATTGAGTGAGAAAGAGGTTGCGATCGCATTTGCACCATCCATCGCCGCTGGAGAAACGATCGAAATTGATCTAAACAACGTTAGAACTTCTGATTTAATCGGACGTACTTGGCTATTTCCAATCTATGGTAAAACGATTGGGTCTGCTCAAGAAATTCCTCTCGGAACAGCACGAATTCAAACTTACCAATAA
- the rppA gene encoding two-component system response regulator RppA, translating into MRILLVEDEPDLGRAIEKTLTRNRYIVDWTQDGREAWSYLTQPQMQYTVAVIDWMLPGLSGIELCKRLRAQGSSLPVLMLTARDSLNDRVTGLDAGADDYLVKPFGMVELLARLRALQRRSPQIQPQNLQVGSLMLDYGSSTLVLQSQETATRVILTAKEFQLLEYLMKHANQIVSTEQIRNHLWTVNSESSSNVVAAQMRLLRRKLADQGVNGAIETVYGLGYRLNAESN; encoded by the coding sequence ATGCGGATTTTGCTTGTCGAAGATGAACCCGATTTAGGCAGGGCGATCGAGAAAACGCTCACTCGCAATCGCTACATCGTCGATTGGACACAAGACGGTAGAGAGGCTTGGAGCTATCTAACACAGCCCCAAATGCAGTATACAGTAGCAGTGATTGACTGGATGCTACCGGGACTGTCTGGAATCGAGCTATGTAAACGGCTCCGCGCTCAAGGCAGTTCGCTTCCTGTGTTGATGTTAACGGCACGAGATAGTTTGAACGATCGCGTCACCGGACTCGATGCGGGAGCCGATGACTATCTGGTCAAACCCTTCGGTATGGTTGAACTGCTTGCCCGATTACGAGCATTACAACGTCGATCGCCCCAGATTCAACCGCAAAATCTGCAAGTCGGTTCGCTGATGCTCGATTATGGTTCATCAACCTTAGTACTACAGTCACAAGAAACTGCAACGAGAGTGATTTTGACTGCGAAGGAATTTCAGTTGCTGGAATATCTGATGAAACACGCGAATCAGATTGTCAGCACCGAGCAGATTCGTAATCATCTATGGACAGTGAACTCAGAATCTTCCAGTAACGTGGTCGCAGCCCAAATGCGATTACTGCGACGTAAGCTGGCAGATCAAGGCGTGAATGGTGCGATCGAGACCGTCTATGGACTCGGCTACCGTTTGAATGCTGAGAGCAATTAA
- a CDS encoding FkbM family methyltransferase: MLTHEARMRAYKLLEQGSSSWLDSFLRKIDIFYCVFKLTGLRGLLLYKPLPAPILTLLKRLGLNLKDKFAKLHLRGYSAPVFLRYGSTDHQVFHQIFLLEEYACLTEIDPPALIFDCGANVGYSSLYLLNQYPNARIVAVEPDSENFRLCKKNLAPYKGSVSLIQSGVWSHATGLKVCPSPEGEWAVQVEECQADQLPDLYAVSIEDLLHQSGASQIDLLKVDIEGSEAVVFSTNTEGWLPTVKNIVIELHGEACEAEFFRAMENYRYLQSTFGELTVCRSITSRMK; this comes from the coding sequence ATGTTGACACACGAAGCTCGAATGAGAGCATATAAACTGCTAGAACAAGGTTCAAGCTCATGGCTAGACAGTTTTTTGCGTAAGATTGACATATTTTACTGTGTCTTTAAATTAACAGGACTACGTGGATTGCTGTTGTACAAGCCTCTGCCTGCACCAATACTAACCTTACTTAAGCGACTTGGATTAAATCTCAAAGACAAGTTCGCAAAATTGCACCTGAGAGGCTACTCTGCTCCCGTTTTTCTGAGATACGGATCAACTGATCATCAAGTGTTTCACCAGATTTTCCTCCTAGAGGAATATGCTTGTTTAACAGAGATTGATCCACCCGCTTTGATTTTTGATTGTGGCGCGAATGTCGGCTATTCATCACTTTATTTGCTTAATCAGTATCCAAACGCTCGTATTGTCGCAGTCGAACCAGATTCAGAAAATTTTCGACTCTGTAAGAAGAATCTTGCACCTTACAAGGGATCAGTCTCGCTAATTCAATCGGGGGTCTGGTCTCATGCGACGGGTCTAAAAGTTTGTCCCAGTCCAGAAGGCGAATGGGCTGTGCAGGTCGAGGAGTGTCAAGCTGATCAATTGCCAGATTTATATGCGGTCAGCATTGAAGATCTTTTACATCAATCTGGAGCGAGTCAAATTGATCTGCTTAAAGTAGACATCGAAGGATCAGAGGCAGTTGTGTTCTCAACGAACACAGAGGGCTGGCTACCAACTGTCAAGAATATTGTAATTGAGTTGCATGGCGAGGCGTGTGAAGCTGAATTTTTCAGAGCGATGGAAAACTATCGTTATTTACAATCTACATTCGGAGAGTTAACGGTCTGCAGATCCATCACCTCACGAATGAAGTAG